The following coding sequences lie in one Frigoribacterium sp. SL97 genomic window:
- a CDS encoding L-threonylcarbamoyladenylate synthase — translation MATFHDCSVDSELLAGMRMARGAIGRGELVVLPTDTVYGVAADAFDPTAVQRLLDAKGRGRQSPPPVLIKGQETLAALTDRVPEVVRPLLDEFWPGPLTVVFRAQASLSWDLGETRGTVALRVPSHRIALELLEETGPLAVSSANLTGQPAAETAGDARRMLGDSVSVYLDDGPAGATYEHRAGANTGSTIVDATGGADGVLRIVRHGVLSDAEIIRVVGVDALA, via the coding sequence ATGGCCACTTTTCACGACTGCTCCGTCGACTCCGAACTCCTCGCCGGCATGCGCATGGCGCGCGGTGCCATCGGTCGAGGCGAGCTCGTCGTCCTGCCGACCGACACGGTGTACGGCGTCGCGGCCGACGCGTTCGACCCGACCGCCGTGCAGCGCCTGCTCGACGCCAAGGGTCGTGGTCGCCAGTCCCCGCCTCCGGTGCTGATCAAGGGCCAAGAGACCCTCGCCGCTCTCACCGACCGGGTGCCCGAGGTCGTCCGTCCGTTGCTCGACGAGTTCTGGCCCGGCCCGCTCACGGTCGTCTTCCGTGCGCAGGCGTCGCTCAGCTGGGATCTCGGCGAGACGCGCGGCACCGTCGCCCTGCGCGTGCCGAGCCACCGCATCGCCCTCGAGCTCCTCGAAGAGACCGGCCCGCTCGCGGTGTCGAGCGCCAACCTCACGGGCCAGCCCGCGGCCGAGACGGCAGGCGACGCCCGCCGCATGCTCGGCGACTCCGTGTCGGTGTACCTCGACGACGGCCCCGCGGGGGCCACGTACGAACACCGGGCCGGCGCCAACACGGGGTCGACGATCGTCGACGCGACGGGCGGCGCCGACGGGGTGTTGCGCATCGTGCGCCACGGCGTCCTGTCCGACGCCGAGATCATCCGCGTCGTCGGGGTCGACGCCCTCGCGTGA
- the thrC gene encoding threonine synthase yields MAHQWQGVLREYADRLDVTDATPIVTLGEGGTPLIPAPALSNRTGAKVYVKYEGMNPTGSFKDRGMTMAISKAVEHGAKAVICASTGNTSASAAAYAAHAGITAAVLVPEGKIAMGKLSQAVAHDGQLLQIQGNFDDCLDIARDLAANYPVHLVNSVNNDRIEGQKTGAFEVVDVLGDAPDFHFIPVGNAGNYTAYTRGYREDLEIGRATKLPRMFGFQAAGSAPIVAGEVVKAPETIASAIRIGNPASWQLALEARDLTDGWFGAITDEAILAAQKILSAEVGIFVEPASAISVAGLLERADAGVIPAGATVVLTVTGHGLKDPQWALRRADGSDVQPTVVASDTARVAEVLGLAPASA; encoded by the coding sequence ATGGCCCACCAGTGGCAGGGTGTCCTGCGCGAATACGCCGACCGTCTCGACGTCACCGACGCCACCCCGATCGTCACCCTCGGCGAGGGCGGAACGCCGCTCATCCCGGCTCCGGCCCTGTCGAACCGCACGGGCGCGAAGGTCTACGTCAAGTACGAGGGCATGAACCCGACCGGTTCCTTCAAGGACCGCGGCATGACGATGGCGATCTCGAAGGCCGTCGAACACGGGGCCAAGGCCGTCATCTGTGCGTCGACCGGCAACACGTCCGCCTCGGCCGCCGCCTACGCCGCCCACGCCGGCATCACGGCCGCCGTGCTCGTCCCCGAGGGCAAGATCGCCATGGGCAAGCTGAGCCAGGCCGTCGCGCACGACGGTCAGCTGCTGCAGATCCAGGGCAACTTCGACGACTGCCTCGACATCGCACGCGACCTCGCCGCCAACTACCCGGTGCACCTCGTCAACTCGGTCAACAACGACCGCATCGAGGGCCAGAAGACCGGGGCGTTCGAGGTCGTGGACGTGCTCGGCGACGCCCCCGACTTCCACTTCATCCCGGTCGGCAACGCCGGCAACTACACGGCCTACACGCGCGGCTACCGTGAAGACCTCGAGATCGGCCGCGCCACCAAGCTGCCGCGCATGTTCGGGTTCCAGGCCGCCGGCTCGGCGCCGATCGTCGCCGGTGAGGTGGTCAAGGCTCCCGAGACCATCGCCAGCGCGATCCGCATCGGCAACCCCGCCTCGTGGCAGCTCGCCCTCGAGGCGCGCGACCTGACCGACGGCTGGTTCGGGGCCATCACCGACGAAGCGATCCTCGCCGCGCAGAAGATCCTCTCGGCCGAGGTCGGCATCTTCGTCGAGCCCGCGTCGGCCATCAGCGTGGCGGGTCTGCTCGAGCGGGCGGACGCCGGGGTCATCCCCGCCGGGGCCACCGTCGTGCTCACCGTCACGGGCCACGGCCTGAAGGACCCCCAATGGGCCCTGCGGCGCGCCGACGGCAGCGACGTGCAACCGACCGTGGTCGCGAGCGACACGGCCCGGGTGGCCGAGGTGCTCGGTCTCGCGCCGGCCTCTGCATGA
- a CDS encoding MraY family glycosyltransferase — translation MRYYLLALAISAGVSFVLSVVVWRVGLKYRLYPQIRERDVHQTPTPRLGGIAMWAGIVVALLAAWFVFPLISGVDYFRLVFADAGPPLAIIGAATIIVVIGVVDDLYDLDWMTKLAGQIVAAGVLAWQGVQLVSLPIGGSLAIGSPYMSLVLTVLTIVLVMNAVNFIDGLDGLVAGVAIIANGVFFVYSFVISITIGQTEYFNLAALLSAVLIGACLGFLPLNWHPAKLFMGDAGALLTGLVMATSAISVTGQIDPAGISRTALLPAFIPIVLPFAILVVPLLDFGLAVLRRLSAGKSPFTADRKHLHHRLLDMGHSHFQAVLIFYAWTIVAAVGGLMFLFVKPTYLVAVFLGVGLVACTAATLSPLSRRKKVEIAVQTTRTGDLSTTESDRFDPLDAAADVLDPHDTDTAAKAEVPELTNPKDHP, via the coding sequence GTGAGGTACTACCTCCTCGCGCTGGCGATCTCGGCGGGGGTCAGCTTCGTGTTGTCCGTCGTCGTCTGGCGGGTGGGCCTCAAGTACCGCCTCTATCCCCAGATCCGCGAGCGGGACGTCCACCAGACGCCCACGCCGCGTCTCGGGGGGATCGCGATGTGGGCCGGCATCGTGGTCGCGCTGCTCGCGGCGTGGTTCGTCTTCCCCTTGATCTCGGGTGTCGACTACTTCCGTCTCGTCTTCGCCGACGCGGGGCCTCCTCTGGCCATCATCGGCGCCGCCACGATCATCGTCGTCATCGGAGTCGTCGACGACCTGTACGACCTCGACTGGATGACCAAGCTGGCGGGCCAGATCGTCGCCGCGGGAGTCCTCGCGTGGCAGGGCGTCCAACTCGTCTCGTTGCCCATCGGGGGCAGCCTGGCCATCGGCTCGCCCTACATGTCGCTCGTCCTCACGGTCCTCACGATCGTCCTCGTCATGAACGCCGTGAACTTCATCGACGGACTCGACGGTCTCGTGGCCGGGGTCGCGATCATCGCGAACGGCGTCTTCTTCGTCTACAGCTTCGTGATCTCGATCACCATCGGCCAGACCGAGTACTTCAACCTCGCCGCCCTCCTCTCCGCCGTGTTGATCGGGGCCTGCCTCGGCTTCCTTCCGCTGAACTGGCACCCGGCCAAGCTCTTCATGGGCGACGCGGGTGCGCTCCTCACCGGACTCGTCATGGCCACGAGTGCGATCTCGGTCACCGGGCAGATCGACCCGGCCGGGATCTCCCGGACGGCACTCCTGCCGGCGTTCATCCCGATCGTCCTGCCCTTCGCGATCCTCGTCGTGCCGTTGCTCGACTTCGGCCTGGCCGTCCTCCGCCGACTCAGTGCCGGGAAGTCCCCCTTCACCGCCGACCGCAAGCACCTGCACCACCGCCTGCTCGACATGGGACACTCGCACTTCCAGGCCGTCCTGATCTTCTACGCCTGGACGATCGTGGCGGCCGTCGGGGGCCTGATGTTCCTCTTCGTGAAGCCGACCTACCTGGTCGCCGTCTTCCTCGGCGTCGGCCTGGTCGCGTGCACCGCCGCCACGTTGTCTCCGCTCAGCCGTCGCAAGAAGGTCGAGATCGCCGTCCAGACGACCCGCACGGGTGACCTGTCGACGACGGAGTCCGACCGGTTCGACCCGCTCGACGCCGCCGCGGACGTCCTCGACCCGCACGACACCGACACCGCGGCCAAGGCCGAGGTGCCCGAACTGACGAACCCGAAGGACCACCCATGA
- the atpB gene encoding F0F1 ATP synthase subunit A, with the protein MNLLSAAEAGHGDGGFHAPTLDEFFPPAIFFEGTPFELNRIMLVRLFAIAVMLLLFWLALRKGRLIPSRGQSIAELGLDFVRIQIVEEILGEKLGRKYLPLLAAMFFGIFAMNITGIIPGLNIAGTSVIAMPLLLAVVAYIMFIYAGFREAGGATFLRNALFPPGVPWVMYILLTPIEFINIFIVRPISLALRLLLNMMVGHLLLVLCFAATHFFFFSMSGGFMAFGALTLIGGFVMTIVEMAVAVLQAYVFTLLASVYIQQAAAKEH; encoded by the coding sequence GTGAACCTGCTCTCCGCTGCCGAAGCCGGCCACGGGGACGGGGGATTCCATGCCCCGACTCTTGACGAGTTCTTCCCTCCCGCCATCTTCTTCGAGGGCACCCCCTTCGAGCTGAACCGCATCATGCTGGTCCGCCTCTTCGCGATCGCCGTCATGTTGCTGCTGTTCTGGCTGGCCCTGCGCAAGGGGCGGCTCATCCCGTCCCGCGGGCAGAGCATCGCCGAGCTGGGCCTCGACTTCGTCCGCATCCAGATCGTCGAGGAGATCCTCGGCGAGAAGCTCGGACGCAAATACCTGCCGTTGCTGGCCGCCATGTTCTTCGGCATCTTCGCCATGAACATCACGGGCATCATCCCCGGCCTCAACATCGCAGGCACGTCGGTCATCGCCATGCCCCTGCTGCTGGCGGTCGTGGCCTACATCATGTTCATCTACGCGGGCTTCCGCGAGGCCGGTGGCGCGACGTTCCTGCGCAACGCCCTCTTCCCGCCCGGTGTGCCGTGGGTCATGTACATCCTGCTGACGCCCATCGAGTTCATCAACATCTTCATCGTGCGGCCGATCTCGCTGGCCCTCCGACTCCTGTTGAACATGATGGTCGGCCACCTCTTGCTGGTGCTCTGCTTCGCGGCGACGCACTTCTTCTTCTTCAGCATGAGCGGGGGCTTCATGGCCTTCGGTGCTCTCACCCTCATCGGTGGCTTCGTGATGACCATCGTCGAGATGGCCGTCGCCGTGCTGCAGGCCTACGTCTTCACGCTCCTCGCCTCGGTCTACATCCAACAGGCCGCGGCGAAAGAACACTAA
- the rho gene encoding transcription termination factor Rho produces MRLPQLQALASSLGISGISKLRKGDLVAAIAAKQGEGAATEVAPQPTLDGVVDAGVQASVETAVAEGAEAPVVETGTEPTEAPTRARRGSRRATSAAGAPESRAAGAHVNAGETGVTPLVEVPATEAVAVEAADAEQGSTEQAPTEKAASERPSRRRGSRRASDASVAADAAQPGASVESPAADGSASLETSPSAPSDGAGSEAQGQSDQGQSDQQGQSDQQGQSDQQGGDQQNGGQQGGGRRSRNRNRGKGGQQQTQADQNGGQQNGNQQNGGQKADAPQNGGQKADAPQNGQQRGDQQRADQRAEQQAQREAGEKNDAARGEQSGNGPQSGGQNDEGGRQGRGRQRDRKRGRGAQNDDVEPEIGEDDVLIPVAGILDVLENYAFVRTTGYLPGASDVYVSLGQVKKYHLRKGDAVVGAIRQPREGDQGQGRQKYNAIVRIDSINGQPVDEAAKRVEFSKLTPLYPQERLRLETEPQKLSTRIIDLVSPIGKGQRGLIVSPPKAGKTLVLQSIANAIAINNPEVHLMVVLVDERPEEVTDMQRTVKGEVIASTFDRPAEDHTTVAELAIERAKRLVELGHDVVVLLDSITRLGRAYNLAAPASGRILSGGVDSSALYPPKRFFGAARNIENGGSLTILATALVETGSKMDEVIFEEFKGTGNMELRLSRHLADKRIFPAVDVNASGTRREEMLLSPDEVKITWRLRRALAGLDQQQALEIVLRNLRETQSNVEFLVQVQKSVPASNGHDSGHKEH; encoded by the coding sequence ATGCGCCTGCCCCAGCTGCAGGCCCTCGCCTCGTCGCTGGGCATCAGCGGCATCTCCAAGCTGCGCAAGGGCGACCTCGTGGCCGCCATCGCGGCGAAGCAGGGCGAGGGGGCGGCCACCGAGGTCGCGCCCCAGCCGACGCTCGACGGAGTCGTCGACGCCGGTGTCCAGGCCTCCGTCGAGACCGCCGTCGCCGAAGGCGCCGAGGCCCCCGTCGTCGAGACGGGCACCGAGCCCACCGAGGCACCGACCCGTGCCCGCCGGGGCTCGCGCCGCGCCACGTCGGCTGCCGGGGCTCCCGAGTCCCGCGCCGCCGGTGCCCACGTCAACGCCGGCGAGACCGGTGTCACTCCTCTCGTCGAGGTGCCCGCCACCGAGGCCGTGGCCGTCGAGGCCGCCGACGCCGAGCAGGGTTCGACCGAGCAGGCTCCGACCGAGAAGGCCGCCTCCGAGCGCCCGTCGCGTCGTCGCGGCTCGCGCCGCGCCTCCGACGCGTCCGTCGCCGCCGACGCGGCGCAGCCCGGTGCGTCGGTCGAGTCCCCGGCCGCCGACGGCTCGGCTTCCCTCGAGACCTCCCCGTCCGCGCCCTCCGACGGGGCCGGTTCCGAAGCGCAGGGCCAGTCCGACCAGGGCCAGTCCGACCAGCAAGGCCAGTCCGACCAGCAGGGCCAGTCCGACCAGCAGGGCGGCGACCAGCAGAACGGTGGCCAGCAGGGTGGGGGCCGCCGGAGCCGCAACCGCAACCGCGGCAAGGGCGGTCAGCAGCAGACCCAGGCCGACCAGAACGGTGGCCAGCAGAACGGCAACCAGCAGAACGGTGGCCAGAAGGCCGACGCTCCGCAGAACGGTGGCCAGAAGGCCGATGCCCCCCAGAACGGCCAGCAGCGCGGCGACCAGCAGCGCGCGGACCAGAGGGCCGAGCAGCAGGCCCAGCGCGAAGCCGGCGAGAAGAACGACGCCGCCCGCGGCGAGCAGTCCGGCAACGGGCCCCAGTCCGGCGGTCAGAACGACGAGGGCGGCCGACAGGGCCGTGGCCGTCAGAGGGACCGCAAGCGCGGTCGTGGGGCGCAGAACGACGACGTCGAGCCCGAGATCGGCGAGGACGACGTCCTCATCCCCGTCGCGGGCATCCTCGACGTGCTCGAGAACTACGCCTTCGTGCGCACCACGGGCTACCTGCCCGGTGCCAGCGACGTCTACGTCTCGCTCGGTCAGGTCAAGAAGTACCACCTGCGCAAGGGCGACGCGGTCGTCGGCGCCATCCGTCAGCCCCGCGAGGGCGACCAGGGCCAGGGGCGCCAGAAGTACAACGCGATCGTCAGGATCGACTCGATCAACGGTCAGCCCGTCGACGAGGCCGCCAAGCGCGTCGAGTTCAGCAAGCTGACCCCGCTCTACCCGCAGGAGCGCCTCCGTCTCGAGACCGAGCCCCAGAAGCTCTCGACCCGCATCATCGACCTCGTGTCGCCGATCGGCAAGGGGCAGCGTGGTCTGATCGTCTCGCCGCCGAAGGCGGGCAAGACGCTCGTGCTGCAGTCGATCGCCAACGCCATCGCGATCAACAACCCCGAGGTCCACCTCATGGTCGTGCTCGTCGACGAGCGCCCCGAAGAGGTCACCGACATGCAGCGGACGGTCAAGGGCGAGGTCATCGCCTCGACGTTCGACCGTCCGGCGGAGGACCACACCACCGTCGCCGAGCTGGCCATCGAGCGCGCCAAGCGCCTCGTCGAGCTGGGCCACGACGTCGTCGTGCTGCTCGACTCGATCACGCGTCTCGGCCGTGCGTACAACCTGGCCGCACCCGCGTCGGGCCGCATCCTCTCGGGTGGCGTCGACTCGTCGGCCCTGTACCCGCCCAAGCGCTTCTTCGGTGCCGCGCGCAACATCGAGAACGGTGGCTCGCTCACCATCCTCGCGACCGCGCTCGTCGAGACCGGTTCGAAGATGGACGAGGTCATCTTCGAGGAGTTCAAGGGCACCGGCAACATGGAGCTCCGCCTGTCGCGCCACCTGGCCGACAAGCGCATCTTCCCCGCGGTCGACGTCAACGCCTCGGGCACGCGACGTGAAGAGATGCTGCTCAGCCCCGACGAGGTCAAGATCACCTGGCGTCTGCGCCGCGCCCTGGCCGGGCTCGACCAGCAGCAGGCCCTCGAGATCGTCCTGCGCAACCTGCGCGAGACGCAGTCGAACGTCGAGTTCCTCGTCCAGGTCCAGAAGTCGGTCCCCGCGTCGAACGGACACGACTCCGGCCACAAGGAGCACTGA
- a CDS encoding homoserine dehydrogenase — MIEYRNVRVALLGAGSVGSQVARLLLEQGDDFAGRAGAGLELVGIGVRDVDAPRDVDLPRELFTTDVESLIVGADIVVELIGGLEPARSYVLQALNSGADVITGNKALLASHGPELFDAAEQVGAQVYYEAAVAGAIPIIRPLRDSLAGDRVQRIMGIVNGTTNFILDRMDTDGSSLEDALATATALGYAEADPTADIEGYDAAQKAAILAGLAFHTAVPLSAVHREGITSVTHDQVVAARKAGYVVKILAICERLVDDDGVEGVSARVYPALVPLSHPLAAVHGAKNAVFVEAESAGDLMFYGAGAGGVETASAVLGDLVSAARRHVIGGPGVAESTHANLPVLPIGRVSTRYQITLDVADQPGVLAEVAGVLSDHGVSVHNVEQTSGATPGVTGEGDAVATATLIIGTHRARESDLAATVTALKNATVVNSVTSVLRVEGA, encoded by the coding sequence ATGATCGAATACCGCAACGTGAGGGTCGCCCTGCTGGGCGCCGGCTCCGTGGGGTCGCAGGTGGCGCGATTGCTGCTCGAGCAGGGCGACGACTTCGCCGGGCGCGCGGGTGCCGGGCTCGAGCTGGTCGGCATCGGGGTGCGCGACGTCGACGCGCCGCGCGACGTCGACCTGCCGCGCGAGCTGTTCACGACCGACGTCGAGTCGCTGATCGTCGGCGCCGACATCGTCGTCGAGTTGATCGGCGGACTCGAGCCGGCCCGCAGCTACGTGCTGCAGGCCCTCAACTCGGGGGCCGACGTCATCACGGGCAACAAGGCCCTGCTCGCGAGCCACGGTCCCGAGCTGTTCGACGCCGCCGAGCAGGTGGGCGCGCAGGTGTACTACGAGGCCGCCGTGGCCGGTGCCATCCCGATCATCCGCCCGTTGCGCGACAGCCTCGCCGGCGACCGCGTCCAACGCATCATGGGCATCGTCAACGGCACGACGAACTTCATCCTCGACCGCATGGACACCGACGGCTCGAGCCTCGAGGACGCCCTGGCGACGGCCACGGCCCTGGGTTACGCCGAGGCGGACCCCACGGCCGACATCGAGGGCTACGACGCGGCGCAGAAGGCGGCCATCCTGGCCGGCCTCGCCTTCCACACGGCCGTGCCCCTCTCCGCCGTGCACCGCGAAGGCATCACGTCCGTCACGCACGACCAGGTGGTCGCGGCTCGCAAGGCCGGGTACGTCGTGAAGATCCTGGCGATCTGCGAGCGCCTGGTCGACGACGACGGCGTCGAGGGCGTCAGCGCACGCGTCTACCCGGCGCTCGTTCCGCTGAGCCACCCGCTCGCGGCCGTGCACGGAGCGAAGAACGCCGTCTTCGTCGAGGCCGAGTCGGCCGGAGACCTCATGTTCTACGGCGCCGGAGCCGGGGGAGTCGAGACGGCGTCCGCCGTGTTGGGCGACCTCGTCTCGGCCGCGCGACGCCACGTCATCGGCGGCCCCGGCGTCGCCGAGTCCACCCACGCGAACCTGCCCGTCCTGCCGATCGGTCGCGTGTCCACGCGGTACCAGATCACGCTCGACGTGGCGGACCAGCCGGGCGTCCTCGCCGAGGTCGCCGGGGTGCTCAGCGACCACGGCGTGAGCGTGCACAACGTCGAACAGACGTCGGGTGCGACGCCGGGCGTCACGGGCGAGGGCGACGCCGTGGCCACCGCTACGCTGATCATCGGCACCCACCGGGCGCGCGAGTCCGACCTCGCCGCCACGGTGACCGCCCTGAAGAACGCCACGGTCGTGAACTCCGTCACGAGCGTGCTGAGAGTCGAAGGAGCCTGA
- the prmC gene encoding peptide chain release factor N(5)-glutamine methyltransferase, whose amino-acid sequence MTTVDVALRVASTVLVDAGVPSPDVDAELLLGHVTGLTRGAVRARAVTAASLTPDEQEALVAAITRRASREPLQHITGRASFRHLELRVGPGVFVPRPKTEGVAQLAIDALRSVADASPVAVDLGTGSGALALAMASEVPTATVVAVELSPEAAVWTRRNIDAVGVDNARLVEGDLADALPELDGTVSVVVSNPPYVPVGMVPRDPEVRLHDPALALYGGEDGLDLVRALSLTARRLLRPGGALVIEHGELQGGAIRDLLTADGWRSPATHPDLTGRDRATTAVR is encoded by the coding sequence GTGACGACGGTCGACGTGGCCCTCCGGGTCGCGTCGACCGTCCTCGTCGACGCCGGGGTACCGTCGCCCGACGTCGACGCCGAACTCCTGCTCGGCCACGTCACGGGCCTGACCAGGGGAGCCGTGCGGGCGAGGGCCGTCACGGCCGCGTCGTTGACGCCGGACGAGCAGGAGGCGCTGGTCGCCGCGATCACGCGCCGCGCCTCCCGCGAGCCCCTGCAGCACATCACGGGGCGGGCGTCGTTCCGCCACCTCGAGTTGCGCGTGGGGCCGGGTGTCTTCGTCCCGCGACCCAAGACCGAAGGCGTCGCCCAGTTGGCGATCGACGCCCTGCGCTCCGTGGCGGACGCGTCACCCGTCGCCGTCGACCTCGGGACCGGGAGCGGTGCCCTGGCCCTGGCGATGGCCTCCGAGGTGCCGACGGCCACGGTCGTCGCCGTCGAGCTGTCTCCCGAGGCGGCCGTCTGGACTCGTCGCAACATCGACGCGGTGGGGGTCGACAACGCGCGCCTCGTCGAGGGCGACCTCGCCGACGCCCTGCCCGAACTCGACGGCACGGTCTCGGTCGTGGTGTCGAACCCGCCGTACGTGCCCGTCGGCATGGTCCCGCGCGACCCCGAGGTGAGACTCCACGATCCTGCGCTCGCCCTCTACGGCGGTGAGGACGGCCTCGACCTGGTCCGCGCACTGTCCCTCACGGCCCGGCGGCTGCTGCGCCCGGGCGGAGCGCTCGTCATCGAGCACGGCGAGCTCCAAGGAGGCGCCATCCGCGACCTCCTGACGGCCGACGGTTGGCGCTCCCCGGCCACGCATCCCGACCTCACCGGCCGCGACCGGGCCACGACGGCGGTGCGCTGA
- the prfA gene encoding peptide chain release factor 1: MFESVAVLLAEHDDLQTQLSDPAVHADAARAKKINRRYAELSRIVAAHSTWQQAAEDLEAARELAKEDEAFADEVPVLEQALDESQERLRRLLIPRDPDDGRDVIMEIKGGEGGAESALFAADLLRMYLHYAESKGWKSEMIASDDSDLGGYKNVQVALKSNASDPSQGVWAHLKYEGGVHRVQRVPATESQGRIHTSTTGVLVFPEVDEPEEVDINQNDLKIDVYRSSGPGGQSVNTTDSAVRITHLPTGIVVAMQNEKSQLQNREAGMRVLRARILARQQEEQAAIASDARKSQIRGMDRSERIRTYNFPENRIADHRTGYKAYNLDAVMDGALDAVVESCIQADEEARLAEIGDTAS, from the coding sequence GTGTTCGAGTCGGTGGCCGTGCTGCTGGCCGAGCACGACGACCTGCAGACGCAGCTCAGCGATCCGGCGGTCCACGCCGACGCCGCACGCGCCAAGAAGATCAACCGCCGCTACGCCGAGCTCAGCCGCATCGTGGCTGCTCACTCGACGTGGCAGCAGGCGGCTGAAGACCTCGAGGCCGCGCGCGAACTCGCGAAGGAGGACGAGGCGTTCGCCGACGAGGTGCCCGTCCTCGAGCAGGCGCTCGACGAGTCCCAGGAGCGCTTGCGGCGCCTCCTGATCCCGCGCGACCCGGACGACGGGCGCGACGTCATCATGGAGATCAAGGGCGGCGAGGGCGGGGCCGAGAGCGCCCTGTTCGCGGCCGACCTGCTGCGCATGTACCTGCACTACGCCGAGTCGAAGGGCTGGAAGTCCGAGATGATCGCGAGCGACGACTCCGACCTCGGTGGCTACAAGAACGTGCAGGTCGCGCTCAAGTCGAACGCGTCCGACCCCTCGCAGGGCGTCTGGGCGCACCTCAAGTACGAGGGCGGCGTCCACCGCGTGCAGAGGGTGCCGGCGACCGAGTCGCAGGGCCGCATCCACACCTCGACCACGGGCGTGCTCGTGTTCCCCGAGGTCGACGAGCCCGAAGAGGTCGACATCAACCAGAACGACCTCAAGATCGACGTCTACCGGTCGAGCGGACCCGGCGGCCAGTCGGTCAACACGACCGACTCCGCCGTCCGCATCACCCACCTGCCCACGGGCATCGTGGTCGCGATGCAGAACGAGAAGAGCCAGCTGCAGAACCGCGAGGCGGGCATGCGCGTCCTGCGGGCCCGCATTCTCGCCCGTCAGCAAGAAGAGCAGGCGGCCATCGCGTCGGACGCCCGCAAGAGCCAGATCCGGGGCATGGACCGGTCGGAACGCATCCGCACCTACAACTTCCCCGAGAACCGCATCGCCGACCACCGCACCGGCTACAAGGCGTACAACCTCGACGCCGTCATGGACGGTGCGCTCGACGCGGTCGTCGAGTCGTGCATCCAGGCCGACGAAGAGGCACGTCTCGCCGAGATCGGCGACACCGCGTCGTGA
- the thrB gene encoding homoserine kinase: MTPGVVGRSVLVKVPATSANLGPGFDTLGLALSLYDELEVTATGEPGVSVEVTGVGAGQVPTDGSNLVVQAVAAAFASVDVPLPGLRLRARNAIPHGRGLGSSAAAIVSGIMAAKGLLEGTVELDSAALLALATEMEGHPDNVAPALFGGLTIAWMNSHGPSHKRLLVHRGVSPVVFVPESTLSTKLARSLQPASVPHEDATFNVSRSALLVAALVQSPELLLAATEDRLHQSYRASAMPETDALIRMLRDAGLAAVVSGAGPSLLVLGSDPAQRLFAAELVREHAVSAWRPLMLAVDLKGATVVPHPVENSDFLGI; encoded by the coding sequence ATGACCCCCGGGGTCGTCGGGCGTTCGGTGCTGGTCAAGGTCCCCGCGACCTCGGCCAACCTCGGTCCCGGCTTCGACACGCTGGGGCTCGCGCTGTCTCTCTACGACGAGCTCGAGGTCACGGCGACCGGTGAACCCGGGGTCTCGGTCGAGGTCACGGGCGTCGGGGCCGGTCAGGTGCCCACCGACGGCTCGAACCTCGTCGTCCAGGCCGTCGCCGCGGCCTTCGCGTCGGTCGACGTCCCTCTGCCGGGGCTGCGGCTCCGGGCTCGCAACGCGATCCCGCACGGCCGGGGACTCGGGTCGTCCGCAGCCGCGATCGTCTCGGGCATCATGGCCGCCAAGGGACTGCTCGAGGGCACGGTCGAACTCGACTCCGCGGCTCTGCTCGCCCTGGCGACCGAGATGGAGGGTCACCCCGACAACGTGGCACCCGCGCTGTTCGGCGGCCTCACGATCGCCTGGATGAACTCGCACGGCCCGTCCCACAAGCGACTGCTCGTGCACCGTGGAGTGTCGCCCGTCGTGTTCGTGCCCGAATCCACCCTCTCGACGAAGCTGGCGCGGAGCCTGCAGCCCGCCTCCGTTCCGCACGAGGACGCCACGTTCAACGTGTCGCGGTCCGCTCTGCTGGTGGCGGCCCTCGTGCAGAGTCCCGAGTTGTTGCTCGCGGCGACCGAGGACCGCCTGCACCAGAGCTATCGCGCCAGTGCCATGCCCGAGACCGACGCCCTCATCCGCATGCTGCGCGACGCCGGTCTCGCGGCCGTCGTGTCGGGGGCCGGCCCCTCCCTCCTGGTCCTCGGCAGCGACCCGGCACAGCGCTTGTTCGCCGCCGAACTGGTGCGCGAACACGCCGTCTCGGCGTGGCGTCCGTTGATGCTGGCCGTCGATCTCAAAGGTGCTACAGTGGTGCCGCACCCGGTAGAAAACTCAGATTTCCTGGGCATCTAG